The nucleotide sequence CGATCACGCGTCCCGTCGGCTCGCCCGGCAAGATCTCGGACAAGGGCGAGCGAAAGATGCTGGACGCGGATGCGTAATCCGGCCCCGCCGCCACCAGCACCGCGCCCCCGTCCTCGACATAGCGACGCACATTGTCGAGATACAGCATCGGCAAAATGCCCCGCCGCCGGTAGCGATCAAAGATGATCAGATCGAACTCGTCGATCTTCTGCATGAACAGTTCATTCGTCGGAAAAGCGATCAGGGACAGTTCCGTGACCGGCACGCCGTCCTGTTTCTCCGGCGGGCGCAGAATGGTGAAATGCACCAGATCCACCGCGCTGTCGGATTTCAGCAGGTTGCGCCATGTTCGTTCGCCGGGATGCGGCTCGCCCGAAACGAGCAGCACCCGCAACCGGTCCCGGACGCCGTTGATTTCCAGTACAGCCGCGTTGTTTCGAGCGGTCAGTTCACCGTCTTCACCCGGAATGGAAAGCTGGATGACATTCCGCCCGCCATGCGGAAGCTGCACGGGGATGGACAGATCCTGCCCAACCGGCACGTCGAAATCCACCTGCGATTCCCCGTCATGGGTCAGCGTCAGGGTCACGGTGCCGCGCCCGCCCTGCGGCACGCGGCCCTGTTCCTCGATGCGCAGGATGATCTCGAACTCCTCATCCATGATCGCGAAGGAGGGCGCGTTCTTGACGATCAGCCGCCGGTCCCAGTCGCTCGCATGCCCCGTCAGCAGTACCTGCAGCGGCGCGGGCAGTTCCGGACCCTGATCGACATCGTGGACGCGACCGTCACTTACGGCAATGATGCCCGCAATGCGACCGCGCGGTTCCGACGCCAGCGCCTGATTGAGCGCCTGCATCATCAGCGTCCCGCTATTGTCTGGCCCGTCACCCACAGGGATCACGCGCAGCTCGGTGTTGTCGAGCGCAGCGATCTCTGCCTCAATCCGCGCGACGGCCTGTGCGGTCTGTTCGGACCTGTCGGACACCGTCTGGCTGGCGCTTTCATCGACCAGCAACAACACGATGTCACTTAGCGGGTCGCGCTGTTCGTTCTGTAGCGACGGGTTGGCAATCGCCAGCAGCAGAACCAGCGCCGATAGCGCCCGCAAGCCCCAACCCGGCAAATTCCGTATCGCGGCCCAATACAGCAGACCAGCAAAGACCGCAGCCAGCACAATGATCACGCGCAGATCAATGAGCGGAGAAAATATGACCTGTTCGCCCATCATTGGCCCAGCCTGTCCAGAAGAGCAGGCACATGGACCTGATCGGATTTGTAATTGCCCGTCAGCACATGCATCACCAGATTGACACCGAAGCGGTAAGCCATCTCGCGCTGGCGTTCGCCGGTCCAGCCACTGCCCACCGAGAAACGCGGCATGCCGCGCTCATCAATCGCCCACGCCGCAGCCCAGTCATTGCCGCCAATCACAACGGGTGTGACACCGTCATTGAGATCACGAAACGGCATGCCTTCGGCCTGCACTGCATCGGCAGGCGCGGCTTCGACCCACATGCTGCGGCCCTGGTAGCGCCCGGGAAAATCCTGCAACAGATAGAAGCTGCGGGTCAGCACATGATCTGGCGGCAGGTGTTCCAGTGGCGGGATATCCAGCTCCTGCGCCAGCTGCTGAAGCCGTCGTCCCTCAGCCGTCGTGTTTCCTGCGGTCGCGATATCGCCGTCCCGCGTGTCGAACAGGATCATGCCGCCCGTGCGAAGATACCTGTTCAGCCGTGCATAAGCTTCGGCGGAGGGGATAGGCTGATCTGGCGACACGGCCCAGTAAAGGATCGGGTAGAAGGACAACTCGTCTCGTTCCAGATCGACGGCGACGGGTTCTGCCGGTTCTATGGTCGTCCGGTTGAACAGAACCCGCGACAGCCCGGAAAGACCAGCCTCCGTCACTTCGTCAAGCGCAGGATCGCCGGTCACGACATAGGCCAGTCGCACCTCGCTCGTCGCCGCAATAGCAGCAGCATCGTCGGTTTCCTGCGCCGACGCGTGTTGCGATGCGAGGACAACAGCCAGCAGGACCACTGCCGCCCCACCTGCGCGCCGCAGCCCGATCCGACCGGACAGGGCAAGCGAGGCGATAATGTCAGTTGCAAGCAACGCCAGGGCCAAGGCCAGTAACGCGCCTTTCAGCAAACGTTCACGCGCCAGCGCGACGCCTTCGACCGGGATGTCATCCGGCCAGACGGTAGGCGCGAGTTTCGCGTCGGGGCCGAGCGTATTCAGCACAAACTGCCTGTCTTCGTCAGAATAGAGTCCCGGCGGCAACCGGGGTCCGGGCACAGCCTCGGCCAGTTGCTTACCGTCGATTCCTGCGCGCGTGCCTGCATCATGGAGATTGCCGAACCCGTCCAGCAAGCGATCCGCCTGCCAGGTCGTGCCCGCCAGTTCCTCTGCCGATGGCGCATCGGGTCGGGTGGAAATCGACAGGCGTTCCAGCATCTGCACGAACAGTCCCGATAGCGGCAAGCTGGACCATTCGGCATTCGCAGTGACATGGAACAGAACGATTCCGCCTTGCCCCATTTGCTTGCGCGTGACCAGCGGAGTGTTGTCGGTCAGCGCCGCGATCACACGACCCGACAGGTCGGGGTCGGGCTGCGCCAGAACCTGCGCGTTGACCTGCACATCATCGGGAATCGGCAGGCCGTAAAATGGAGACTCCTCCGTGAAGGGCTGTAACCGCTTGGGCTCGCCCCATGCCATGGCCCCGCCAATCGTACGACCGCCCGAGCGCAGTCGCACAGGCATCAGCGGATCTTCGGTATCACGGCTGACATCGCTCGCCGCCAGACGGTTTCCGGCAAAGCGCACCAATAGGCCGCCTTCTTCCACCCAGTCGATCAGGCCCTGTTCTTCCACGGGCGACAAGGTGGCCACATCGGTCAAAATGATCACATCCGGGCTGGCCAGAAGCACATCGACCAAGCTGCCCTCGACCAGGTCGGCGGTCGGCTGCAACGCCTTTTCAAGGTAGAGAAGTGGAGAAAGGACCTCCAAACCTTCACGATCCTCGCGACCCGCGATCAAGGCGACTTCGCGCCGTTGCAAGGCGTCACCGGTCAGCGTCACGGCACCGGCCGACCGCACGCCTTCAATCTCGAACCGCGTGACTCGATGGCGCAGTTCTGCCGGCAGTGACAAGCGCGCCTGCGCCCGGGTCGATCCCGCCTCGAAGCCCAGATCTAGGCGCGCAAGTTCACGCTCCACCCCTGTAGGGTCCAGCCCACGCGCGGACACTGTAACCTCCGCCGCGCCGGTATCATCAGACCGCAGCGCGCCCAGTTCGATGGACCGCCCGTCAAACACGGCCGGCTCCAGACCAAACACGGGCGTCCCGCTTTCGAACACCGTAAGCGTTCCGCGCGATTGCAGCATATCAGCCGCTTCCATCCGGCCAGGCCGCGCAACGCCATCGGACAGCCAGTAGGTATCGGTGCCCTCCGGCACCGCCGCCGCAAATACCGTCAGCGCCTCGGCATCCGGTTGCCAGGGTTGCGGCTGCAAGCCAGCCAGCCGTCGCTGCCAGACATCGGCAGCCAGAAACTCGGGCATCTCGGCGGGCAGTTCTGTCGTCGATACGAGCGTGACGGGACGACCACGGCGACCGGCTTCTGTCAGCAGCGACCGGATCTGCCCAATGCGGCGGTCCCAATCGCGCGCATCGGCCCATGTCGCATCGACCAGCACCAGCAGCGGACCGTCACCGTCTCGACGCTCCTGCGGGTGCAGAATCGGCCCCGCGAATCCGATGATGATCGCCGCCGCCGCCAGTGTGCGCAGCAACAGCAGCCACCACGGAGTCTTGTCCGTATCCGCATCGTCATCCTGAAGACCCAGCAGCAAAGCCACGCCGGGAAACCGCCGCCGCACGGGCGACGGCGGCATGACACGCAGAAGCAACCACAGAACGGGAAGGATCAGCAGCCCCGACAGCACCCAAGGCGCGGCGAACCCTATGGGGCCGAGCATCAGCATCAGCGCACCGGCTCCAACGCGGCATAAACCCACAGCAGCGCAGCTTGGGCGCCGTCCTTGGTATCATGGCAGTGGTAATGCCAACCGCTGAGCTTCGCGAGATCGGACAGCCGCGCCCGCCGCTCCGCCAGTCTGGACAGGTAGCGGTCGCGCAGCGCCCCCGCCTGCTTCGTTTCATACCGCAAAGCGCCGGCCATGCTTTCGAAAATCGTGCGCCCACGGAACGGGAAAGCAATCTCTTCGGGATCAAGCACCTGCAACAGCGTTCCACGCATCCCGCGATCGACGGCTTCGGCCATTGCCGCCTCGATCGGACCGATATCGCCCAGAAAATCTGACACGAACAGCGCCCGCGCATGGGACGGACACCCCGAAACCTCGGGTGCGCCGTATTCGTCGGCGGTGTGGGGCACGCTCAGCGCCTGCAGCATCCTCCCGATCTGCGCTTCTCCCCGTCGGGGCGGGGCCAGAGGTCCGGACAATCCGACACGTTCACCGCCGCGCAGCAACAGGATCGAGGTCGCCAGCGCCAGCACATTGGCACGGTCACACTTGCTTGGCACACCCCTGGAGGCAAAGCTCATGGATGATGCTCCATCCACCCAGACCAGCACCGTCTGCGCCGCCTGCCATTCCTTCTG is from Qingshengfaniella alkalisoli and encodes:
- a CDS encoding DUF4159 domain-containing protein encodes the protein MLMLGPIGFAAPWVLSGLLILPVLWLLLRVMPPSPVRRRFPGVALLLGLQDDDADTDKTPWWLLLLRTLAAAAIIIGFAGPILHPQERRDGDGPLLVLVDATWADARDWDRRIGQIRSLLTEAGRRGRPVTLVSTTELPAEMPEFLAADVWQRRLAGLQPQPWQPDAEALTVFAAAVPEGTDTYWLSDGVARPGRMEAADMLQSRGTLTVFESGTPVFGLEPAVFDGRSIELGALRSDDTGAAEVTVSARGLDPTGVERELARLDLGFEAGSTRAQARLSLPAELRHRVTRFEIEGVRSAGAVTLTGDALQRREVALIAGREDREGLEVLSPLLYLEKALQPTADLVEGSLVDVLLASPDVIILTDVATLSPVEEQGLIDWVEEGGLLVRFAGNRLAASDVSRDTEDPLMPVRLRSGGRTIGGAMAWGEPKRLQPFTEESPFYGLPIPDDVQVNAQVLAQPDPDLSGRVIAALTDNTPLVTRKQMGQGGIVLFHVTANAEWSSLPLSGLFVQMLERLSISTRPDAPSAEELAGTTWQADRLLDGFGNLHDAGTRAGIDGKQLAEAVPGPRLPPGLYSDEDRQFVLNTLGPDAKLAPTVWPDDIPVEGVALARERLLKGALLALALALLATDIIASLALSGRIGLRRAGGAAVVLLAVVLASQHASAQETDDAAAIAATSEVRLAYVVTGDPALDEVTEAGLSGLSRVLFNRTTIEPAEPVAVDLERDELSFYPILYWAVSPDQPIPSAEAYARLNRYLRTGGMILFDTRDGDIATAGNTTAEGRRLQQLAQELDIPPLEHLPPDHVLTRSFYLLQDFPGRYQGRSMWVEAAPADAVQAEGMPFRDLNDGVTPVVIGGNDWAAAWAIDERGMPRFSVGSGWTGERQREMAYRFGVNLVMHVLTGNYKSDQVHVPALLDRLGQ
- a CDS encoding DUF58 domain-containing protein, coding for MSDIAHIRAGAEALAAPMPPLLAEAEHLASTMQLGEHGRRRPGMGSEFWQFRAAQPHDEVRDIDWRRSARSDAHFIRQKEWQAAQTVLVWVDGASSMSFASRGVPSKCDRANVLALATSILLLRGGERVGLSGPLAPPRRGEAQIGRMLQALSVPHTADEYGAPEVSGCPSHARALFVSDFLGDIGPIEAAMAEAVDRGMRGTLLQVLDPEEIAFPFRGRTIFESMAGALRYETKQAGALRDRYLSRLAERRARLSDLAKLSGWHYHCHDTKDGAQAALLWVYAALEPVR